One genomic window of Ruminococcus gauvreauii includes the following:
- a CDS encoding CorA family divalent cation transporter, with the protein MMNVNNFVCEPDLDLSTIDRNEENLIIVDRKNLIKVERYIGFPLEKVLADSDEFPVIFNSGDGYDSFSFVFLDGNQMNMDFEKISLILMEKLLVIVINSQSLHRMAKSEFVEEFVSGSTTTMYMTFMELIFYEMSGQLREYEAHLYYMRSQLITGGREYRIGEIIHEREMCLTLKKYTRQLLLSREALKRNSNNLIPEKEMRILPNICAKIGLLSEIADHLTELSAHLMELYRSTVSTKSFHAFYKLTVFSFFATPMIVLSGIYGINFINRLELLRPFGFFLVLGVTLGISSIIFLLLKKCFYKQNLS; encoded by the coding sequence ATGATGAATGTGAATAACTTTGTATGTGAGCCGGATTTAGACCTGTCAACAATTGACAGAAATGAAGAAAATCTGATCATAGTAGACCGTAAGAATCTAATAAAAGTTGAGCGGTATATTGGCTTTCCCCTTGAAAAGGTGTTGGCAGATAGTGACGAGTTTCCTGTCATTTTTAACTCCGGAGACGGATATGATTCCTTTTCTTTTGTTTTTCTGGATGGGAATCAGATGAATATGGATTTTGAAAAAATTTCTCTGATCCTCATGGAAAAGCTGCTGGTCATCGTGATTAACAGTCAAAGTCTGCATCGAATGGCCAAAAGTGAGTTCGTGGAAGAGTTTGTCTCTGGCAGTACAACCACAATGTATATGACTTTTATGGAATTGATTTTTTATGAAATGTCCGGGCAGTTGCGCGAATATGAAGCTCACTTGTATTATATGCGATCTCAGCTTATTACCGGCGGGCGGGAGTATCGGATCGGTGAGATTATCCATGAGAGAGAAATGTGTCTAACGCTTAAAAAGTATACGCGTCAATTGCTTTTATCCCGCGAGGCCCTGAAGCGAAACAGCAATAATCTCATCCCCGAAAAGGAAATGCGAATACTTCCCAATATTTGCGCCAAGATCGGCCTATTAAGCGAGATAGCGGACCACCTCACGGAACTATCGGCACACTTGATGGAACTATATCGCAGTACGGTCAGCACAAAGAGCTTTCATGCCTTCTATAAATTAACCGTTTTCAGTTTTTTTGCCACGCCCATGATTGTCCTGTCTGGAATATATGGGATAAATTTTATCAACCGGCTTGAACTTCTTCGTCCGTTTGGCTTTTTTCTCGTGCTGGGGGTTACGCTGGGAATTTCATCTATCATTTTTCTGCTCTTAAAAAAATGCTTCTATAAACAAAATCTTTCTTAA
- a CDS encoding ABC transporter ATP-binding protein yields MSSEKYNKSQHAETVETSDFSEMGGTAQKAKNAKRTVRMLFSYSKKYLAGIAVAVIAAMAGTVIALVGPEKLKDLTNLITKGIGASIDMPGVVKIGLLLVGLYVISALLNTLQGWIMATVTQRISQKMRTDISQKINRLPMWFYHKNTTGDILSRITNDVDSLGQNLNNSVTTIVTSLTMLAGSLIMMFLTNWMMTVTAIASVVIGFVFMLLIMSKSQKHFENQHKYLGQINGHIEETYTGHTVVKAYNGEQQMYEPFKSLNKELKKSSFMAQFLSSLMMPIMTFVDNIGYVAVMVVGAALALNGTISFGVIVAFLAYIRYFTQPITQIAQQAQGLQIAVAAGERVFEFLDAEEMPEEKEKRIQLPPVTGHVEFKNVKFGYEGTGKTIIHNFSAVAKPGQKIAIVGPTGAGKTTLVNLLMRFHEINDGEILIDGVPTSRMTREQVHSLFCMVLQDTWLFEGTIRENIVYNKQDVSDEMLKQACKAVGLHHFIRTLPNGYDTVINDKVNLSAGQRQQITIARAMIDDAPMLILDEATSSIDTRTELLIQNAMDKLMQGRTSFVIAHRLSTIKNADVILVLKDGDIIESGSHTELMEKGGFYAELYNSQFEVA; encoded by the coding sequence ATGAGCAGTGAAAAATATAACAAAAGCCAACATGCTGAAACGGTGGAGACCTCTGATTTTTCCGAGATGGGCGGAACCGCCCAAAAGGCTAAAAATGCGAAAAGAACGGTGAGAATGCTGTTTTCTTACTCAAAAAAATATTTGGCCGGTATCGCCGTAGCGGTGATTGCCGCCATGGCGGGAACCGTAATTGCCCTTGTAGGCCCTGAAAAGTTAAAAGACCTGACTAATCTGATTACAAAGGGTATCGGGGCGAGCATCGATATGCCCGGCGTTGTTAAAATAGGCTTGCTTCTGGTTGGGCTCTATGTAATAAGCGCCCTTTTGAATACCCTCCAGGGCTGGATTATGGCAACGGTTACGCAAAGAATATCCCAAAAAATGCGAACCGACATCAGCCAAAAAATAAACCGGCTTCCCATGTGGTTTTATCACAAAAATACCACAGGCGATATTTTATCCCGGATTACCAATGATGTGGATTCTCTCGGACAGAATTTGAATAACAGCGTCACAACGATTGTGACCTCTCTTACCATGCTGGCCGGTTCTTTGATTATGATGTTCCTTACAAACTGGATGATGACCGTTACGGCCATCGCCTCGGTTGTCATCGGCTTTGTGTTCATGCTGCTTATTATGAGCAAATCGCAAAAGCATTTTGAAAACCAGCATAAGTATCTGGGGCAGATTAACGGGCACATTGAAGAAACCTATACCGGGCACACGGTCGTAAAAGCCTATAACGGCGAGCAGCAAATGTATGAGCCCTTTAAAAGCCTGAATAAGGAACTGAAAAAAAGCAGTTTTATGGCGCAGTTTCTTTCCAGCCTGATGATGCCCATTATGACCTTTGTGGATAATATCGGTTATGTGGCCGTCATGGTTGTGGGTGCTGCCTTGGCGCTGAACGGAACCATCTCCTTCGGGGTAATCGTCGCGTTTTTGGCCTATATCCGCTATTTTACCCAGCCCATTACCCAAATAGCCCAGCAGGCGCAGGGGCTACAGATAGCGGTTGCCGCAGGGGAACGCGTATTTGAGTTTTTAGATGCGGAGGAAATGCCGGAGGAAAAAGAGAAGCGGATACAGCTTCCTCCTGTAACCGGTCATGTGGAATTCAAAAATGTAAAATTTGGATACGAAGGCACCGGCAAGACCATTATCCATAACTTCTCCGCGGTAGCCAAACCCGGACAAAAAATTGCCATCGTAGGCCCTACCGGCGCGGGCAAAACGACGCTGGTCAATCTGCTGATGCGCTTTCATGAAATTAATGACGGTGAAATTTTGATTGACGGCGTTCCTACAAGCCGGATGACAAGGGAGCAGGTCCATTCCCTCTTCTGTATGGTGCTTCAGGACACCTGGCTGTTTGAGGGAACGATTCGGGAAAACATCGTTTACAACAAGCAGGATGTATCGGATGAAATGTTGAAGCAGGCGTGCAAGGCGGTTGGCCTGCACCATTTTATCCGAACGCTCCCCAATGGGTACGATACGGTAATCAATGATAAAGTCAATCTATCTGCCGGCCAGAGGCAGCAGATCACCATTGCACGAGCCATGATCGACGATGCGCCTATGCTGATCTTAGATGAGGCCACAAGTTCGATTGATACCAGAACAGAGCTGCTGATTCAAAATGCCATGGACAAGCTGATGCAGGGGCGCACATCGTTTGTCATTGCACACCGGCTTTCCACGATTAAGAATGCGGATGTGATTCTGGTGCTGAAGGACGGCGATATTATTGAAAGCGGCAGCCATACGGAGTTGATGGAAAAGGGCGGGTTTTATGCCGAACTTTATAATAGTCAGTTCGAGGTGGCTTAG
- a CDS encoding ABC transporter ATP-binding protein, whose protein sequence is MIKILKNLTVRELMLAALSIGLIVLQVWLELTLPEYMGKITEIIQTSGSGMNEILLAGGRMLLITLGSVVVSIIISGLAVRIATNLSARLRTNLFQTVQSFTMQEINNFSIPSLITRTTNDITQVQMLIVISLQILIKSPILAVWAIVKIMGKSWQWSMAAGVAVGALILVSVVMIALAIPKFKKLQQQTDDLSRVSRENLTGIRVVRAYNAEAYQEDKFAKANDAFTRTNLFSNRLMAALMPSIELIMNGLTLSVYWIGAVLISGAALMSRLTVFSDMMVFSSYAIQLLMAFMMLAMVLILIPRASVSANRICEVLETDPAIRDGTIDSLHTAAPGEVEFQHVSFKYPDAEDYVLEDISFRASKGETVAFIGATGCGKSTVINLIPRFYDATEGEVYVDGVNVKEFKQAALRNKIGYVSQKAILFQGSVASNVSFGSNGAGGVSKEAVVSAISTAQSTDFVEGMEASYESYVAPGGSNLSGGQKQRLSIARAIAREPEILIFDDSFSALDYKTDRLLRNELRQRAADTTVIIVAQRIGTIKDADRIIVLEEGRIAGAGTHRELMKTCDVYREIAYSQLSKEELENEQ, encoded by the coding sequence TTGATTAAAATACTGAAAAACCTGACAGTCAGGGAGTTGATGCTTGCCGCCCTAAGCATTGGACTGATTGTGCTGCAGGTATGGCTTGAATTGACCTTACCGGAATACATGGGGAAAATCACGGAAATTATCCAGACATCCGGCAGTGGGATGAATGAAATTTTACTCGCCGGCGGCAGAATGCTGCTCATCACATTAGGGAGCGTTGTGGTTTCCATTATCATTTCCGGGCTTGCGGTGCGCATCGCTACCAATCTTTCTGCCCGGCTGCGGACGAATTTATTTCAAACGGTTCAGTCGTTCACCATGCAGGAAATCAACAATTTTTCTATTCCCAGCCTCATTACAAGAACCACAAACGATATTACGCAGGTTCAGATGCTCATTGTGATCAGCCTGCAAATATTGATTAAATCTCCGATTTTGGCGGTATGGGCCATTGTGAAAATTATGGGAAAAAGCTGGCAGTGGTCCATGGCGGCCGGTGTTGCCGTAGGGGCGCTGATTCTTGTATCCGTCGTCATGATTGCCCTTGCGATTCCGAAATTCAAAAAGCTCCAACAGCAGACCGATGATTTGAGCCGCGTTTCCAGAGAGAACCTGACCGGAATCCGGGTTGTCCGCGCCTATAACGCGGAGGCGTATCAGGAGGATAAATTTGCAAAGGCCAATGATGCCTTCACCCGCACCAATCTGTTTTCCAACCGCTTAATGGCTGCGCTGATGCCTTCTATCGAACTGATTATGAATGGCCTGACTTTATCTGTTTACTGGATCGGCGCTGTTTTGATTTCCGGAGCGGCGCTCATGTCAAGACTTACTGTTTTTTCCGACATGATGGTGTTCTCCTCCTATGCGATTCAACTGCTTATGGCGTTTATGATGCTGGCGATGGTTTTGATTCTGATTCCCCGGGCCAGCGTATCCGCAAACCGTATCTGCGAGGTTTTGGAAACAGATCCGGCCATCCGGGACGGCACCATTGACAGCCTGCATACGGCTGCGCCCGGCGAGGTGGAGTTTCAGCATGTCAGCTTTAAATACCCGGATGCGGAGGATTATGTACTTGAGGACATCAGCTTTCGGGCAAGTAAAGGAGAAACCGTGGCCTTTATCGGAGCAACCGGCTGCGGTAAAAGCACCGTAATCAATTTGATTCCACGGTTTTACGACGCCACGGAGGGCGAGGTCTATGTGGATGGCGTCAATGTCAAGGAATTCAAGCAGGCTGCCTTGCGCAATAAGATTGGATATGTTTCTCAAAAAGCGATTCTTTTTCAGGGAAGCGTCGCCTCCAATGTGTCCTTTGGCTCAAACGGAGCTGGAGGGGTAAGCAAGGAGGCAGTGGTTTCCGCTATTTCCACAGCGCAAAGCACAGACTTTGTGGAGGGGATGGAGGCTTCCTATGAAAGCTATGTAGCGCCCGGAGGCTCCAATCTTTCCGGCGGACAAAAGCAACGGCTCTCCATTGCAAGGGCCATTGCGAGAGAACCGGAAATCCTGATTTTTGACGACAGCTTTTCCGCCCTTGACTATAAAACCGACAGGCTGCTTCGAAATGAACTGCGGCAGCGGGCGGCTGACACCACCGTCATTATTGTGGCGCAGCGAATCGGCACCATTAAAGACGCCGACCGAATCATCGTCCTGGAGGAAGGCAGAATTGCCGGGGCGGGCACTCATCGCGAATTGATGAAAACCTGCGATGTGTACCGGGAAATTGCCTATTCGCAGCTTTCAAAGGAGGAACTGGAAAATGAGCAGTGA
- a CDS encoding cysteine-rich KTR domain-containing protein: MNRENWILCPVCNSKTRIKARDDTVLKNFPLFCPKCKQETLIDFINLKLKIVTEPDAKTQSQ, encoded by the coding sequence TTGAACCGGGAGAATTGGATTCTATGCCCTGTTTGTAACAGCAAAACCAGAATAAAGGCAAGGGATGATACGGTGCTGAAAAACTTCCCGCTGTTTTGTCCCAAATGTAAGCAGGAAACGTTAATTGACTTTATAAACTTAAAATTGAAGATTGTTACAGAGCCAGACGCCAAGACGCAGAGCCAATGA
- a CDS encoding MarR family winged helix-turn-helix transcriptional regulator: MKEKSIKEYSELFSKKWKSIERLSEEYAKAAGLTLMSLNVLSIIYDHAEGCTQKYICQQIQYNKQSVNMIIKSFWEQGYVELVEMREDRRNKQVKLSESGKLYAEKVIGLLWKVENDALENTTPEQRKALMAFFEAYEESFRCGVETLSDMMNTYERAGDIL, encoded by the coding sequence ATGAAAGAAAAAAGTATAAAAGAGTACTCCGAGCTGTTTTCAAAAAAGTGGAAGTCTATTGAACGATTATCAGAGGAATATGCAAAAGCTGCGGGCCTAACGCTGATGTCTTTGAATGTATTAAGTATCATTTACGATCACGCGGAAGGCTGCACGCAAAAGTACATTTGCCAGCAGATTCAGTACAACAAGCAAAGTGTAAATATGATTATCAAATCCTTTTGGGAACAGGGATATGTGGAATTGGTGGAAATGAGAGAAGATCGGAGAAATAAGCAGGTGAAATTAAGCGAGAGCGGAAAACTTTACGCGGAGAAAGTGATCGGACTGCTATGGAAAGTTGAAAATGACGCGCTGGAAAACACAACGCCGGAACAGCGAAAAGCACTGATGGCTTTTTTCGAGGCGTATGAGGAGAGCTTTCGCTGCGGGGTTGAAACGTTGTCGGATATGATGAATACATATGAAAGGGCGGGCGATATTCTTTGA
- a CDS encoding group II intron maturase-specific domain-containing protein, with translation MKNRLKELTTRGNKWSNPEREERLREYTNGQFNCFRYADMKNLMEQADEWPRHRIRAVY, from the coding sequence ATGAAAAATCGCCTAAAGGAACTCACAACCAGAGGGAACAAGTGGAGTAACCCGGAAAGAGAAGAGAGACTCAGGGAATACACAAATGGGCAGTTTAACTGTTTTCGGTATGCGGACATGAAAAATCTGATGGAGCAAGCGGACGAGTGGCCGCGCCACAGAATCCGGGCGGTGTACTGA
- a CDS encoding HPr family phosphocarrier protein yields the protein MPRYSIGFHNTKEMLDFVNLANRFEGEIDLKSGVQVVDGKSLMGVLAIAERDRMEMTIYGEDSQALLGEMKNIADVKEIRF from the coding sequence ATGCCCAGATATTCAATTGGATTTCATAATACAAAGGAAATGCTTGATTTTGTAAATTTAGCAAACAGATTCGAAGGAGAGATTGACTTAAAAAGCGGTGTACAGGTGGTAGATGGGAAGTCACTGATGGGAGTGCTTGCTATTGCAGAGAGAGACAGAATGGAAATGACGATTTACGGAGAAGATTCCCAGGCATTGCTTGGGGAGATGAAAAATATAGCTGATGTCAAAGAGATCAGGTTTTAG
- a CDS encoding DNA-3-methyladenine glycosylase family protein, with amino-acid sequence MGELIALNRQTPAIQYLAKKDSSLCRLIDLIGEIKYQPFEDGYSFLVSTIIGQMLSNKVADVLFQRVIDMCGGVSPEIMCNIDAEQLRKIGISYRKSNTISELTQAVISRDLDLYKLSSLPDEAVIRALTSIKGIGMWTAKMYLIFVLDRPDILPFEDGAFLQSYCWLYHTQECSPKDVKERCRIWSPYSSYAARFLYKALDNGLTKKS; translated from the coding sequence ATGGGAGAACTTATCGCCTTAAACCGCCAAACACCGGCAATACAATATCTCGCTAAAAAGGACAGCAGCCTTTGCAGACTGATTGATCTGATCGGTGAAATTAAATATCAGCCTTTTGAAGACGGTTACTCATTCCTCGTCAGTACGATTATCGGTCAAATGCTGTCAAACAAAGTAGCGGATGTGTTATTCCAGAGAGTCATTGATATGTGTGGGGGCGTATCACCGGAAATCATGTGTAATATTGATGCCGAACAGCTAAGAAAAATTGGAATTTCATATAGAAAATCCAATACAATATCAGAACTAACACAGGCTGTGATCTCACGCGATCTCGATCTGTACAAACTCTCCTCTCTGCCTGATGAGGCGGTCATCAGGGCGCTGACCTCAATAAAAGGGATCGGTATGTGGACGGCAAAAATGTATCTGATCTTTGTTCTGGACCGACCCGATATATTACCGTTCGAGGACGGTGCATTTTTACAGTCTTACTGCTGGCTGTATCATACACAGGAATGCAGTCCGAAGGATGTTAAAGAACGATGCAGGATATGGAGTCCCTATTCATCTTACGCCGCCAGATTTTTATATAAAGCTCTGGACAACGGACTTACGAAGAAAAGTTGA
- a CDS encoding helix-turn-helix domain-containing protein produces the protein MRVDRDLTQQKIADVLNCHRIVYHRYEKGIREIPVWALIRLAKYYDCTVDYLLGISNSKRHFGE, from the coding sequence ATGCGAGTGGATCGCGACTTAACACAACAAAAAATAGCAGATGTCCTCAATTGTCATAGAATTGTATATCACAGATATGAAAAAGGAATTCGTGAAATACCAGTGTGGGCTTTGATACGACTGGCGAAATATTATGACTGTACCGTAGACTATCTGCTGGGTATATCAAATTCTAAACGTCACTTTGGAGAATGA
- the rny gene encoding ribonuclease Y, which yields MGTIIISVIVAIVITLLIAVPITCKVAVSNKVKQDAEKVGTAEEKARSIIDEALKTAETKKREALLEAKEESLRTKNELEKETKERRAELQKYEKRVLSKEESVDRKSDALERREAEYANKEEQLRKKEKKVDELHAQGVQELERISGLTSEQAKDYLLKAVEDEVKIDTAKLYKELESKAKEEANRKAKDYVVTAIQKCAVDHVAESTISVVQLPNDEMKGRIIGREGRNIRTLETLTGIDLIIDDTPEAVVLSGFDPIRREVARIALEKLIVDGRIHPARIEEMVEKARKEVETMIREEGEAATLEVGVHGIHPELIRLLGRMQFRSSYGQNALKHSIEVAQLAGLLAAEVGADIRTAKRAGLLHDIGKSIDHEVEGSHIQIGVDLCRKYKESSLIINAVEAHHGDVEPESLIACLVQAADAISAARPGARRETLETYTNRLKQLEDITNSFKGVDKSFAIQAGREVRVMVLPDHVNDTDMVLLARDISKQIESELEYPGQIKVNVIRESRVVDYAK from the coding sequence GTGGGAACAATTATTATCAGTGTAATTGTTGCTATAGTAATCACGCTGCTTATTGCGGTTCCTATTACTTGCAAGGTTGCGGTTTCCAACAAGGTGAAACAAGATGCCGAAAAAGTTGGTACAGCAGAAGAAAAGGCAAGAAGCATAATAGATGAGGCATTAAAAACGGCTGAGACTAAAAAACGCGAAGCCCTTTTGGAAGCGAAGGAAGAATCTCTCAGAACGAAAAACGAACTGGAGAAAGAAACCAAAGAACGAAGAGCCGAACTGCAAAAGTATGAAAAGCGCGTCCTGTCAAAAGAGGAATCTGTTGACAGAAAATCTGACGCACTTGAACGGCGTGAAGCAGAATACGCAAACAAGGAAGAGCAATTAAGAAAGAAAGAAAAGAAAGTCGACGAATTACATGCACAGGGAGTACAGGAACTGGAACGAATTTCAGGTCTGACCTCCGAACAGGCAAAAGATTATCTTTTAAAAGCTGTTGAAGATGAAGTGAAAATTGACACGGCCAAGCTCTATAAGGAACTTGAGAGCAAAGCCAAAGAGGAAGCCAACAGAAAAGCGAAAGACTACGTGGTGACAGCGATTCAGAAATGTGCTGTTGATCATGTGGCAGAATCTACCATATCAGTAGTTCAGCTCCCCAACGATGAGATGAAGGGTCGGATCATCGGAAGGGAAGGACGTAATATCCGTACACTGGAAACGTTGACAGGTATTGATCTGATCATTGATGATACTCCGGAAGCTGTTGTATTATCGGGCTTTGATCCGATCAGACGAGAAGTCGCACGTATTGCGCTGGAGAAGTTGATAGTCGATGGCCGTATCCATCCTGCGAGAATCGAAGAAATGGTTGAGAAAGCCCGCAAAGAGGTAGAGACCATGATTCGCGAGGAGGGAGAAGCTGCTACCCTGGAAGTGGGAGTTCACGGTATTCATCCGGAACTGATTCGCTTGCTGGGAAGGATGCAATTCCGTTCAAGTTATGGACAAAATGCATTGAAGCATTCCATCGAAGTCGCGCAGCTCGCCGGGTTGTTAGCGGCAGAAGTTGGAGCGGACATACGTACTGCAAAACGTGCAGGGTTATTACATGACATAGGAAAATCCATCGACCATGAAGTGGAAGGATCCCATATTCAGATTGGTGTTGATTTATGTAGAAAATACAAAGAATCCTCGCTTATCATCAATGCGGTAGAGGCACACCACGGAGACGTGGAGCCGGAATCATTGATCGCATGTCTTGTTCAGGCTGCAGATGCAATCTCAGCAGCAAGACCGGGAGCGAGAAGGGAAACATTGGAAACATATACCAACAGATTGAAACAGCTTGAAGATATCACAAACTCCTTCAAAGGGGTAGACAAGTCTTTTGCCATTCAGGCAGGTCGGGAAGTTCGGGTAATGGTATTGCCGGATCACGTAAACGATACGGATATGGTATTACTTGCCAGAGATATTTCAAAACAGATTGAGTCTGAGCTGGAATATCCGGGACAGATCAAAGTGAATGTAATTAGAGAAAGCCGCGTTGTCGACTACGCGAAATAA
- a CDS encoding regulatory protein RecX, giving the protein MIVTDIRPVTKRTYRVEIEGQLAFILYKGELSRYRIVCGEEIQEQEFSEIMNEILPLRAKRYAMNLLVKMDRTEQELREKLKKNGYPAEVSRKAVDYVKSYGYIDDARYAEHYFERYKDSLSVRQISWKLSQKGVDPGLIEKAAEKAELTDHEQVIRALVEKRMRNRDEVTEKDIRKLEAYLARRGFYGEEIWKVLKDYRFRVQEKTME; this is encoded by the coding sequence ATGATAGTTACCGATATCCGGCCTGTGACGAAGCGGACATACCGCGTGGAAATTGAAGGACAGCTTGCTTTTATCCTGTATAAAGGCGAGCTGTCTCGTTATCGTATCGTCTGTGGGGAGGAGATACAGGAGCAGGAGTTTTCAGAGATCATGAATGAGATCCTGCCGCTTCGGGCCAAGCGATATGCGATGAATCTACTGGTGAAGATGGACCGGACCGAGCAGGAACTCAGAGAAAAACTAAAGAAGAACGGATATCCGGCTGAGGTATCCCGGAAAGCCGTTGACTATGTAAAATCTTACGGCTACATTGACGACGCGCGTTATGCGGAGCATTATTTCGAACGCTATAAGGACAGTTTGAGTGTCAGGCAGATTTCATGGAAACTGAGTCAGAAGGGCGTCGATCCAGGCCTTATTGAGAAGGCCGCCGAAAAGGCTGAACTGACGGATCATGAACAGGTCATCCGTGCGCTGGTTGAAAAGCGAATGAGGAACAGAGACGAAGTGACAGAGAAGGATATCCGGAAGCTGGAAGCCTATCTGGCAAGGCGCGGCTTCTATGGAGAAGAGATCTGGAAGGTCCTGAAAGATTACAGGTTTCGTGTGCAGGAAAAAACGATGGAATAA
- the recA gene encoding recombinase RecA, whose translation MVKEDKLKALDAALVQIEKNYGKGAVMKLGDSGINMNVETIPTGSLSLDVALGLGGIPKGRVVEIYGPESSGKTTVALHMVAEVQKRGGIAGFIDAEHALDPVYAKNIGVDIDNLYISQPDSGEQALEITETMVRSGAVDIVIVDSVAALVPRAEIDGEMGDSHVGLQARLMSQALRKLTSVIGKSGCVVIFINQLREKVGVMYGSPEVTTGGRALKFYSSIRMDVRRIEAIKQSGEVIGNRTRIKVVKNKIAPPFKEAEFDIMFGKGISREADILELAASSGVIQKSGAWFAYDNAKIGQGRENAKTYLMEHPEVMQEVEQKVRAYYGLNGAEKSETPQEPKTAEIETE comes from the coding sequence ATGGTAAAGGAAGATAAATTAAAAGCATTGGACGCGGCACTCGTACAGATAGAAAAAAACTACGGAAAAGGTGCAGTGATGAAACTGGGGGATTCAGGCATCAACATGAATGTGGAGACGATACCGACAGGATCCCTGAGCCTCGATGTGGCACTGGGGCTGGGCGGCATACCAAAGGGGCGCGTGGTGGAGATCTACGGACCGGAATCGAGCGGTAAGACTACCGTGGCACTCCATATGGTAGCGGAGGTACAAAAGAGAGGCGGGATCGCAGGATTTATCGATGCAGAGCATGCGCTTGATCCAGTATATGCAAAAAATATTGGCGTTGATATCGACAATCTTTATATCTCACAGCCGGACAGCGGTGAGCAGGCACTTGAGATCACAGAGACGATGGTGCGTTCAGGAGCGGTAGATATTGTGATCGTGGATTCTGTCGCGGCTCTTGTTCCGAGAGCTGAGATTGACGGTGAGATGGGAGATTCTCATGTTGGTCTTCAGGCCCGTCTCATGTCACAGGCGCTCAGAAAATTAACTTCCGTGATCGGAAAATCAGGCTGTGTTGTTATTTTTATCAATCAGCTGCGTGAGAAGGTAGGGGTGATGTACGGCAGTCCGGAAGTCACCACGGGCGGACGTGCGCTGAAGTTTTACTCATCCATCCGTATGGATGTGCGCCGGATAGAGGCGATTAAGCAGAGCGGTGAGGTCATCGGAAACCGTACACGTATCAAAGTTGTGAAGAATAAAATTGCACCGCCGTTTAAGGAGGCGGAATTTGACATTATGTTTGGAAAGGGGATTTCCAGAGAGGCGGATATCCTGGAGCTGGCTGCAAGCAGCGGTGTGATTCAGAAGAGCGGGGCATGGTTTGCCTACGACAATGCGAAGATTGGACAGGGGCGTGAAAACGCGAAGACATATCTGATGGAGCATCCGGAGGTCATGCAGGAGGTGGAGCAGAAGGTAAGAGCGTACTACGGCCTGAATGGCGCAGAGAAGTCAGAGACACCTCAGGAGCCGAAAACAGCGGAGATTGAGACAGAATGA